The following coding sequences are from one Lolium rigidum isolate FL_2022 chromosome 6, APGP_CSIRO_Lrig_0.1, whole genome shotgun sequence window:
- the LOC124665614 gene encoding squamosa promoter-binding-like protein 15, translated as MQREAGPQVATPLYLHQIQQRPPHAAPKKRANPWPAAMDTSHTTALPTTTTGAGEGNWNPRMWDWDSRNFTARPSSDALRLAAGGHNQHHHHPPAADAQRQLSLQLGLREEAAALAMDASPTTTISSSSPSPPARAPPPQEQAARPAKRVRSGSPGTTGSGADGGAGSANGGGGGGSYPMCQVDECRADLTAAKDYHRRHKVCEAHSKTTKAVVGSQMQRFCQQCSRFHPLSEFDEGKRSCRRRLAGHNRRRRKTQPTDVASQLLLPENQENAANRTQDIVNLITVIARLQGGNVGKLPTIPPLPDKENIVQIISKINSISNANPPGKSPPSEVIDLNATHGQQQNSVQKAADATDKQNVPSTMDLLTVLSGALGASTPETNTSQSQGSSDSSGNNKSKSRSTEPACVVNSHEEAIRSFPAAGMMRSNSTHGSPDREPYLSLQLFGNNIEGIPAKMDTANKYLSSESSNPMDERSPSSSPPVTHTFFPTRPVNEGARHPRAADYGEDAATVENSTTRAWFAQPQLELFKDSERPTENGSPPNPTYQSCYASTSGSDHSPSTSNSDGQDRTGRIIFKLFGKEPGSIPGNLRDEVVNWLKHSPTEMEGYIRPGCLVLSMYLSMPAIAWDELEENFLRRVSSLVRDSDLDFWREGRFLVRTDNQLVTYKDGMTRISKSWRAWNTPELTLVTPIAVVGGRKTSLVLKGRNLTIPGTQIHCTSTGKYISKEVLCSAYPGTIYDDSGLETFDLPGEPNLILGRCFIEVENRFRGNSFPVIFASSSVCQELRNLEAELEDSQYHDVSSDDLVHDVRRLKLREQVLYFLNELGWLFQKAASYTPSTKSDASDSEVIQFSTARFRHLLLFSNERDWCSLTKTLLDILSKRGLVSAELSQETLEMLSEIHLLNRAVKRKSSGMVHLLVHFVVICPDNSKMYPFLPNHPGPGGLTPLHLAASIDDAEDIVDALTDDPQQIGLSCWHSVVDDNGQSPEGYAKLRNNDSYNELVAQKLVDRKNSQVSIKLNEGEIRMDQRGNVGEKSASGINALEIRSCNQCAILESGLLARPMHSRGLLARPYIHSMLAIAAVCVCVCVFMRALLRFNSGRSFKWERLAYGPT; from the exons ATGCAGCGGGAGGCGGGGCCGCAGGTGGCCACCCCGCTCTACCTGCACCAGATCCAGCAGCGCCCTCCCCATGCCGCGCCCAAGAAGCGCGCCAACCCGTGGCCCGCCGCCATGGACACGTCCCACACCACGGCCttacccaccaccaccaccggcgccggcgaggGCAACTGGAACCCCCGGATGTGGGACTGGGACAGCCGCAACTTCACCGCCAGGCCCTCCTCCGACGcgctccgcctcgccgccggcgggcacaaccagcaccaccaccacccgccTGCCGCCGACGCGCAGCGCCAGCTGAGCCTGCAGCTGGgcctgcgggaggaggcggcggcgctggcgatGGACGCCAGCCcgaccaccaccatctcctcctcctcgccttctccgcccgcgcgggcgccgccgccgcaggagcAGGCCGCCAGGCCTGCCAAGCGCGTCCGCTCCGGATCGCCCGGGACTACCGGCTCCGGCGCAGACGGAGGCGCAGGCAGCGCtaacggagggggcggcggcgggagctaCCCGATGTGCCAGGTGGACGAGTGCCGCGCGGATCTCACCGCCGCCAAGGACTACCACCGGAGGCACAAGGTCTGCGAGGCGCACAGCAAGACCACCAAGGCCGTCGTCGGCAGCCAGATGCAGCGATTCTGCCAGCAGTGCAGCAG GTTCCACCCGCTCTCGGAGTTCGACGAGGGCAAGAGGAGCTGCAGGAGGAGGCTCGCGGGCCACAACAGGCGGCGAAGGAAGACCCAGCCGACGGACGTCGCCTCGCAGCTGCTGCTGCCTGAGAACCAGGAAAATGCGGCGAACCGGACGCAGGACATCGTCAACCTCATAACCGTCATCGCACGCTTGCAAG GTGGTAATGTCGGTAAACTGCCTACCATCCCGCCCTTGCCGGATAAAGAGAACATCGTGCAGATTATAAGCAAAATCAACTCGATAAGTAATGCAAACCCTCCGGGAAAGTCTCCTCCGTCGGAAGTCATCGATTTGAATGCCACACATGGGCAGCAGCAGAATTCCGTTCAGAAGGCAGCAGATGCGACCGACAAGCAAAATGTGCCGTCGACCATGGACTTGCTAACGGTTCTGTCAGGCGCCCTTGGGGCTTCGACCCCTGAGACCAACACATCTCAGTCGCAGGGGAGCAGCGACAGCAGCGGTAACAACAAGAGCAAGAGTCGTTCGACAGAGCCAGCGTGTGTTGTAAATTCTCATGAAGAAGCAATCCGATCATTCCCTGCAGCCGGTATGATGAGGAGCAACAGCACCCATGGAAGTCCAGACCGGGAGCCATACTTGTCACTGCAATTGTTTGGTAACAATATCGAGGGTATTCCTGCCAAGATGGACACCGCAAACAAGTACCTCTCTTCTGAGAGCAGTAACCCTATGGACGAGAGATCTCCGTCATCCTCTCCGCCTGTAACCCACACGTTTTTCCCCACCCGTCCGGTAAACGAAGGCGCTAGGCATCCTCGTGCCGCGGACTATGGGGAAGACGCTGCAACTGTTGAGAACAGTACCACTCGGGCATGGTTTGCACAACCACAACTTGAGCTTTTCAAGGATTCGGAAAGGCCAACAGAAAATGGGTCACCGCCAAACCCCACATACCAGTCATGTTATGCCTCAACATCTGGTTCAGACCATTCACCATCAACATCAAATTCAGATGGGCAG GACCGTACTGGTAGGATTATATTCAAGCTCTTTGGCAAGGAACCTGGTTCGATTCCTGGAAACCTCCGTGATGAG GTTGTAAATTGGCTGAAACACAGCCCCACTGAAATGGAGGGTTACATTCGCCCTGGTTGCCTCGTACTGTCCATGTATCTGTCAATGCCAGCTATTGCTTGGGATGAA CTTGAAGAAAATTTCCTCCGGCGAGTAAGCTCATTAGTTCGGGATTCTGATTTGGATTTCTGGAGAGAAGGAAGGTTTTTAGTTCGAACTGATAATCAGTTGGTGACATACAAAGATG GAATGACCCGCATATCAAAATCATGGAGAGCATGGAATACCCCTGAGTTGACACTTGTGACACCGATTGCGGTTGTTGGTGGGAGGAAGACGTCCCTCGTTCTTAAGGGCCGAAATCTAACAATCCCGGGCACCCA GATCCACTGTACTAGCACAGGAAAGTATATATCAAAAGAGGTGCTATGCTCCGCGTATCCGGGTACTATATATGATGATTCAGGTCTCGAGACCTTTGACCTACCGGGAGAACCAAATCTTATTCTTGGGCGTTGCTTTATTGAG GTTGAGAACAGGTTCAGAGGGAACAGCTTCCCTGTTATTTTTGCGAGTTCGAGCGTTTGTCAGGAGTTGAGAAACCTTGAAGCTGAGCTTGAAGATTCACAGTATCATGATGTCTCTTCAGATGATCTGGTTCACGATGTTAGGCGGTTAAAGCTCAGGGAGCAAGTTCTGTATTTCCTTAATGAGCTCGGCTGGCTCTTCCAGAAAGCTGCCTCTTATACACCTTCCACCAAATCAGATGCTTCTGATTCGGAGGTCATTCAGTTCTCGACTGCACGGTTTAGACACCTTCTGCTGTTTTCAAATGAGCGGGACTGGTGCTCCCTTACTAAAACACTGCTAGATATTCTTTCCAAGAGAGGTCTGGTTAGTGCTGAACTATCGCAGGAGACTCTAGAAATGCTCTCGGAGATTCATCTTCTGAACAGAGCAGTGAAGAGGAAGAGCAGCGGCATGGTGCATTTGCTTGTGCACTTTGTCGTGATTTGCCCTGATAATTCCAAGATGTACCCCTTCCTTCCAAATCATCCTGGCCCAGGTGGTTTGACTCCATTGCATCTAGCTGCATCCATTGATGATGCAGAGGATATAGTTGATGCCTTGACAGATGATCCTCAACAG ATCGGTTTGAGCTGCTGGCACTCAGTAGTAGATGATAATGGGCAGTCTCCTGAAGGGTATGCAAAGTTGAGGAACAATGATTCGTACAATGAACTTGTAGCACAAAAGCTTGTGGACAGGAAAAATAGCCAGGTTAGCATTAAGCTGAACGAAGGGGAAATTCGTATGGATCAACGAGGAAATGTTGGTGAAAAGAGTGCATCTGGGATCAATGCGTTGGAAATAAGATCTTGCAACCAGTGCGCCATCTTGGAGTCTGGCTTGCTGGCTCGCCCTATGCATTCCCGAGGATTGCTGGCTCGCCCCTATATCCATTCGATGCTTGCCATAGCAGCAGTGTGTGTCTGCGTCTGCGTGTTTATGCGGGCTTTGCTGCGGTTCAATTCTGGTAGGTCCTTCAAGTGGGAGAGGCTGGCTTATGGTCCTACATAG